The sequence below is a genomic window from Kitasatospora kifunensis.
CCGGGCGTGGCGCAGGAGGGGAAGCGGGAGGGAGCGGGGGGATCCGGAGGGGAGCAGGGTGGGGACCGCTGAGGGCCCCGGCGCGCGGGGACGCGCCGGGGCCCTCAGCTCATTCATGCCGCTCAGTTCACTCATGTCGCCCAGTTCACTCACGTCGTGCAGTTCACTCACGTCGCGCAGGCCACTCATGGAGCGTGGGCCAGGCCGCAGCCGGGCCCATCGAGGCCTACGAGTGCGCGACGAAGACGTGCGCGGCGATGTCCTTGCCCAGCTCGGCCGCGTCCGCGCCGCTGCCGACCAGCACGCCGCCGACCGCCGGGGCGACCTGGACGGTGGCACCAGGGCGGATCCCGGCCCGGCGCAGGGTGCGCATCAGCTCCTCGTCGGTCTGGATCGGCTCACCGATCCGGCGCACCACCACGCTGGCGCCGCTGTCCCCGGGGCGCAGCGCGTCCAGGGTGACCAGTGCGGCGTCGAAGCCCTCGCCCTCGGCCTTGCTGTCCCCCAGCTCGTCCAGGCCCGGGATCGGGTTGCCGTAGGGCGACTGGGTGGGGTGACCGAGCATGGCGAGCACCTTGCGCTCGACCGTCTCGCTCATCACGTGCTCCCAGCGGCAGGCCTCCTCGTGCACCTCCTCCCACTCCAGGCCGATCACGTCGATCAGCAGGCACTCCGCGATCCGGTGCTTGCGCATCACCCGCACGGCCAGCCTGCGGCCCTCCTCGGTCAGCTCCAGATGGCGGTCCCCGGCGACCTGGAGCAGGCCGTCGCGCTCCATCCGGCCGACCGTCTGGCTGACCGTGGGGCCGCTCTGCTCCAGGCGCTCGGCGATCCGGGCGCGCATCGGGATGATGCCCTCCTCCTCCAGCTCCAGGATGGTGCGGAGGTACATCTCAGTCGTGTCGATCAGCCCAGACATCGCCGTAGGCTCCGTTCCCTCGGTATCCTCACCGCCAATTCTGACGTACTGCGGGGACAACCGAGCCCGGCGCGATCGGCTTCCCGGTGGTTTCGTCCCTGTTGACAGCGGGCCCGCGCAGGCCGCACCGTGCTCGCCGTAGCTTTCTCCACTGGCGGTTAGGGAAGATCTTCATGGATGACCTGGTCGGGCAGTACTTCGCGGCGGCGACGGCGCACCTGGAGCGGGTGCGGGCGGAGGAGGCCGAGTCGATCGACCGGGCCGGCACGCTGCTGGCCGAGGCGGTGGCCGAGGGTCGGCGGATCTTCGCCTTCGGCGCCGGCCACTCCTCGCTGCCCGCCCAGGACGTGGTCTACCGGGCCGGCGGCCTGGTCGTCTTCAACCTGCTGAACGTGCCGGGCACCACCGGCGTCAACGTGATCCCGGCCCACCTGGGCAGCGCGCTGGAGCGGGTCTCCGGGCTGGCCACCACGACCCTGGACCTGACCCCCGCCACCGCCGGCGACCTGCTCTTCGTCATCTCGCTCTCCGGCCGCCAGGTGATGCCGATCGAGCTGGCCTCGCACGCCCGGGCCCGCGGCCTGCACGTGGTGGGCGTCACCTCGCTCGCCTATCCCGGCCAGGTCAGCTCCCAGCACCCCTCGGGGACGTATCTGAAGGACCACTGCGACGTGGTGCTGGACAACAAGGTCGCGGTGGGCGACGGCGAGCTGACCCACCCGGGTGCCGACACCTCCTTCGGCCCGGTCTCCACCATCACCACCAGCGCCCTGATGCAGGCCGTGGTGGTCAGCGCGGTCGGCAAGCTGGCCGACCGGGGGATCAGCGCCCCGCTGTTCCGCTCCGGCAACGTGGACGGCGGCACCGACTGGAACGCCAAGTTGATGGCCGAGCACGCGGACCGGATCTTCTACGCGTTCTGAACGACCCGGCCGTCCACCCCAACGAGCCCCCGCGACGAGCCCGCGCACTTCAATCGCCCCGGAACGGCGAATACCAGACCTGTGCGCACACCCCGTAGACGCTCATACTGGCCCGGGCGAAAGGCGTACCCGCCCTCCGCCGCGGGCAGTACGTCAGTGTCCAGCGGACACCACGCGTACGGGGGGACGGGATGGCAGCCGGCGCACGATCCACGGACCCGGTCCGCGAGGCCGAACTGCTGCCGGAGCTGTTCCGGGTGGCCGACTCCGCCTCGCAGCGCGGTCAGCGCCACTCGATCACGCTGGCCCGCTGGCAGCTGCTGCTGCTCACCGCGGCCGCGGCGGTCGGCTCCGCAGCCGGACGCCCGTACGCCTGGGCGGCCGCGGCGGCCTACCTCGGGGCCGGCTGGCTGGCCGTGGAGGTCAGCCGGCAGAATCCGCAGGGCCTGTGGTACGAGGGCCGGGCGGCCGCCGAGTCGGTCAAGACGCTGGCCTGGAAGTTCGCGGTGCGAGCCGATGCCTATCAGCCACTGCCGACCACGCTGCCGGACGCCGAGGGGCTCTACGACCTCCAGTTGCGCGGCATCCTGCGCGGCTTCAGACACAGCCCGGTGCTGCCGAGCGACGCCGAGCGACGCGCCGGGGTGACGGCGGCCATGCGCGAGCTGCGCGAACAGCCGCTGACCGTGCGCCGGGAGGTCTACCTGCGCGAACGGGTGGCAGCGCAGCACGGCTGGTACCGGGCCAAGGCCGGCTACTGCGACCGGGCCGGGCGGGTCACCGAGCTGCTCGGGGTCGCGCTGCCCGCCCTGGGCCTGGTGCTGGCGGTGCTGCGGGCACTGGACACCGTCTCCTTCGACCAGTTGGGCACCGTCTCGGCGGTGGCCGCCTCGGTGACCACCTGGGCCCAGCTGCGCCAGTACCGCCCGCTGGCGGCCGCCTACCGGCTGGCGGCCGACGAACTGGAGCTGGTCCGCGCGCAGTTGACCCAGCTCGACGTGGCCGCCGCCGACTCCGAGGAGCTCTGGGCCCGGCTTGCCAGAGACGCCGAGGAGGCCGTGTCGCGCGAGCACACCACCTGGCAGGCCCGCCGGGAGGTCCGCGGACCCGGCCACTGAGCGCGGGCAGCCGCCCGAGCCAGGTCGACCCGACCCAGCCCCGATCTATGCCATCCCGATCTACGCCATCCCGATCTACGCCATCCCGATCTACGTCACCCCGATCTATGTCCCCGAGCTATGGAGGTCCCCGGCGTGCAGCCCCGACTGGTGAAGACCGCCGACTGCCGCAGGCTCGCCGTGCAGACCTTCGGCGACCCCGAAGGCCGACCGGTCTTCCTGATGCACGGCACGCCCGGAAGCCGACTCGGGCCCACGCCGCGCAGCACCGTGCTCTACAACCTCGGTGTCCGCCTGATCTCCTTCGACCGCCCCGGCTACGGCGGCTCGGACCGCCTGCGCGGCCGCCAGGTGGCCGCGGCCGCCGCCGACGTGCAGGCGATCGCCGACGAGTTCGGGCTGGAACGTTTCGCCGTGGTGGGCCGCTCCGGCGGCGGACCGCACGCGCTGGCCTGTGGCGCCCTGCTGCCAGGGCGGGTGCACCGGGTGGCCGTGCTGGTGGGCCTGGCCCCCTGGAACGCCGAGGACCTGGACTGGTACGCCGGGATGACCGCCGCCAACATCCGCGACTACCGCGCCGCCGAGCGCGACCACCAGCGGATCGCGGCCACCATGGAGCAGCGCGCCCGGCGGATCCGCGACGATCCGGCCACCGTGCTCGCCGGGCTGCGCCGGGAGTTGACCGCCGAGGACCGGGCGGTGGTCTCCGACGCCGGCATCCGCCGCCTGCTGCTGAGCAACTACCGCGAGGCGTTCCGGCAGAACGCCGACGGCTGGATCGACGACGTGCTCGCCTTCACCACCGACTGGGGCTTCAAGGCCCAGGACGTCACGGCCGCCACCTGGCTGTGGCACGGCGCGGACGACATGTGGTCACCGGTGGACCACTCCCGCTGGCTGGCCGCGCACATCCCCGACGCCACCCTCTTCCTGGAGCCCGGCGCCGCCCACTTCGGCTCGCTGCGGGTGCTCACCGCCGCCCTGAAGTGGGCGGCGGGTGGCGCTGGCTGACGTATCGTCACCCCAAAGGGTCAGACCGGCTGCGGCTCCAGGTCGCGGTTGATCCGCTTCCAGCCCCGGGCCGAGACCGTGTTGGGGTGCTCCTCACCGAGCTGGCGGATCAGCTCGGCGACCGCGCGGGCGCGCAGCTCGGTGGCCTGGTTCACCTTGCCCTGGGAGCGCAGCGTGACGGCCAAGTTGGCCTGACAGGCCACCGCGTCGGGGTGGCGCGCGCTGTAGCGGTCACACAGACCCCGGTAGGCGGACAGCTCCAGTTCCTCGGCCTCGGCCAGCCGGCCCTGGTCACCGTAGGCGTTGGCCAGGTTGATCATCGCGTTGAGGGTGTACGGGTGCTCGCGACCCAACACCCGGGTGAGCGTGTTCACCGTGCTCGTGCCCAGCTCGACCGCCTCCGTCACCCCACCGCTGCCGCGCAGGTAGATCACCAGGTTGTTGGCGCAGGCCAGGGTGAACGGGTGTTCCGCGCCGAAGAGTTGCTGGTGGCCTACGAAGACCTGGCGGGCCAGATCACGGGCCGCGTCCTTGTCGCCGCCCGCGCTGTAGTCGGCGGCCAGGTTGAGCGCGCAGGCCAGCGTGTCCGGCGCGTTCTCGCCGTAGCGCTCCAGGTAGCGCTCGTAGGTCTCCTTGGTGAGCCGGCGCGCCTCGGCCTGCCGGCCCGCCTTGCGCAGCGAGACCGCCAGCGACTTGGCGTTGCGCAGGATCTCCGGCACGTCGATGTCCAGCACCTCGGCGTAGGCGTCGGCCACCTCCTGGTGGATCGTCACCGATCCCGCGTAGTCGCCCTGTTCCCGCAGGTCTCGGGCGAGCATGCCCTTGCTGGAGAGGGTGTAGGGGTGCTTGGCTCCGAGCACCAAAGTGCGCCGGTCCAAGGTGTCCTGGTCCAGCTCCTGGGCCGCCCTGCTGTCGCCGACCAGGCGCAGGTCGATGGCCAGGTTGTTGGCGATCGACAGGGTGCGCGGGTTGTCCTCGCCGAACTGCTCGCGGAACCTCTCCAGGGTCTGCCGGTCCAGCTCCAGCGCCTTGGCGAACTCCCCCAGCGCCCGGTGGTCGGCGCTCAGCGAGCCGGCTGTCATCAGGGTGTACGGGTGGTGCTCGCCGAGCACCTGGCGCTGGCTGCGCAGGGTGGCCTCGTCCAGCGCCATGGCCTCCGCGTACTGGCCCTGGGAGCGCATCACGTTGGCCAGTTGGAAGCGCAGCAGCAGGGTCTGCCGGTCGTCCTGGCCGAGCTTGGCGGTCCAGGCGTCGTCCAGCAGGTGACCCATCCGGCTCGCCTGGACGAACTCGCCGCGCTTCCACAGATAGCGGACCCGGTCGATCATCAACTGCCGGGTGTCCGACTCGTCGCAGTCGTGCGCCCGCGAAGGCGACAGGTGCGGCCAGATCTCCTCGAAGGCGGGCCAGTTGGCCGGGTCGTCGGTGTCGCCGACCACCGGGCGCGCGCCGATCAGGATCCGGTGCACCTCGTGCACGGTGTCGTTCTGCTGCTCGGGGGTCATCTCCGAGCGGATCACCTCCTGGACCAGCCGGTGCACCTGGATGCTGTTCGCACCCGCGTCCACCTTGGCCAGCGCGTACCGGCCGATCGCCTGGATCACCCGCCCCAGCAGGAACTTGTCGCTCAGCCCCGGGTCGAAGGGGACCAGCGCGCGGATCATCTGGTCGCTGTAGAAGAGGTTCATCGAGATCGGCTCGGGTGCGAAGTAGGCGCACAGTTGCAGCATCCGGGCGGCGGCCGGGGACTGTTCGCGCAGCCGGGCGATGGAGACCCGCCAGGTGGCGCCGACCGTCATCGGGTAGTCCACCGGGCGGCCCAGTTCCAGCACCCGGGCGGCCTCGGTCTGCAGGGCCGCGATGTACTCGGCGACCGGGGTGCCGGTGGCCTTCAGCCAGGCCCCGGCCACCTCGACGGCCAGCGGCAGGTCACCCACCGCCTCGGCCACCGCGTCCGCGTCCACCCGGCTGAGCGCGCCGCTGGTGCGCCGGGTGAGGTGGTCGATGCTCTCGCCGCGGGTGAAGACGTCCATGGTCAGCGCCTCGGCGTGGGTGGCCCAGGCCTGGTTGCGCGAGGTGACCAGGATGTGGCCGTTGCCGCCGGGGAAGTAGCGGCGGATCTCGGCCGGCTCGTCCGCGTTGTCGAAGATCAGCAGCCAGCGCTTGACCCGCTCCCCGCGGCGCAGCGACTCCAGCGCGATCTCGGTGGCCAGCGCCACCGGCTCGTTGCTGGCCCGGCCCATCTTGCGGGCGAGCTCCGCCAGTTGGCCCTGGATCTCGTCCTCCTGCTCGGCCGAGACCCACCAGACCAGGTCGTAGTCGGCCATGAAGCGGTGCGCGTACTCCAGCGCCACCTGGGTCTTGCCGACGCCACCGAGCCCGTAGAGGGTCTGCGGCACCGGCAGCACCGCGGTCGCGCCGCCGCCGAGCTGGTTGCGCAGCCGCTCCAGCAGCTCGGCCCGGCCGGTGAAGTAGGTGTTGCGCGGCGGCACGTTCCAGATCTCCGGCTGGGTGCCGGGAAACCGCGGTCCGCTCGCGGTGTCCACCGCCGGTGCCTCCTCCCGGCCCAGCGCCTTGACCAGCGCCAGCAGTGCCTGCGGCTCCTTGAGGTTGACCAGGTCCACCGGGTTGCGGCTGCTGAACGGGGCGACCAGCGAGGTGGAGCCGACCCGGACGGGGATTAACTGGCGGCGGGTGCCGGACGGGTCGGAGCCGACCACCGACTCCCACAGCGCGCGGGCCTGCGGGGAGCGCAGATAGGCCGGTGAGAGTACTGCCACGGTCCGGTAGGCCGCGTCCACCGAGCGCTCGGTGTCGGCCCGCGCGTCGGCGCCCGCGCCCACGTCCCTGGGCAGCACCCGGAAGCCGGCCGCGCCGAGCACGAACTCGATCCAGTCGGCCCACATCCGGTCCTCGGGCACGTAGCTGAGGTAGATGTCGGCCGGCACGGTGGGACGGCGGCGGGTGAACGCCTCGATGTAGCGCAGCCGCACCTCCTCGTCCATCGGCGGCAGCCCGCTGACCCGACCCGCGGTGATCATGTCGGTCAGCCGCTCGCAGGCCGAGAGCATGCTGGTCGGCGTGCCCACCTGGTCGCCGAAGGTGGCCAGGATCTCCTCGTAGGCGTAGAACGGCCGGTACGGGATCTCCACCGAGCCCCAGTAGTGCACCAGTTCCTCGTTGCTGAGCCCAGCGGGCAGCCCGTCGAAACGGATCCGGGCCAGCGCCCGCCCCGCGTCCGCCTTGTCCTTCTCGAAGTCGTCGATCCGCATCGGGACCGGCAGGATCCGGATCCCCCGGTCGCGGTAGCGGTCCGCGATGTGCTGGGCGATCCGGGAGGCGCCGTCGATGCTCTGGTCGCTCAGCGTGAAGCAGACCACCAGGTCGTCGGGCATCTGCACGGTGCAGATCTCGGCGGTGTCGGACAGTCCGGTGCGGCTGTCGATCAGCACGTAGTCGTAGCGCTTGCGCATGTCGGCACGGAGCGCGTCGAAGAACTGGCCGCCGTCGAAGCGCTCGTAGAACAGGTCCCAGTCCAGGCTGCCCAAGGTGCCTGAGTAGTCCCGGTCCTGGCGGCCCGCAGCCAGGAAGTCGATACTGCCGCCGGCCGGGAACCCGCCCCAGGAGAGCGGCACCGCGTGCCCGGCCACCTTGGCGAAGTCCAGGTGCCAGCCAGGGTGGTGGCCGATCTCCAGCAGCTCCCGCTGGTAGCGCTCGGGTTCGAGCAGTGCGTCGGCGTGCAGCTCGGTCTCCCGCAGCGCCTCCTCGCGGTAGTCGTTGATCAGCGTCATCACGCCCGGCGAGTCGGCCAGTTCGGCCGCGTCCAGGAAGGGGTGGAAGAACTTGGCCAGCCCGGGGGCCTCCAGGTCCCAGTCCACGGTGAGCACCCGGAAGCCGTTCGCCGCCAGGATCCAGGCCGTGTTGGCCAGCGCCATGGTGCGCCCGGTGCCGCCCTTGTAGGAGTAGAAGGTGATGATCCGGCCCTGGCGGTCCTCGTCGCTGGGCCTGGCCGGAGCGGGACCGGACGCGGTCAGCTTCGCTGCTGAACCACGCCCACCCACCCGGAGGTTGCGAGTCTGGTCAGACGTCATGATCTCCTCCTTCGTCATCCTCATCGAACTCGTGGTCGAGCTCGGGGTCGATCTCATCGTTCTCGTCGTCAAGGGCGGGCTCATCGTCCATGGCGGGCTCATCGTCCATGGCGGGCTCATCGTCCATGGCGGGCTCGTCGTCAAGGGCAGGCTCGGGGCGGTAGCGGTTCTGCGGCGGCCCGAAGGCGTCCCGCAGCCGGGGCCGGGACTCACCGGTCCCGGGCGGCCTCGGCAGCCCGCGTTCCTTGAAGGCCTTCTGCGCGCGGATCGCGGCGTGCTGGAAAGCCAGGCCGAAGTCGCTCGCGGTGGGCACCCCTTCGGGGTCGGTGCCGTCACCCGCGATCGGGCGGAACGAGGGTCGGGGGCTGCCGCCGCGGTGGCGCAGCACCTGCTCGCTGAGCGCGGCCAGGGTGTCGGTCTCGGCCGCGCACTGCGGATCGTCGCGGTTCCACGGCTCCACCACCGCCACCCAGGCGGGGTTGCGCCGGGCGAACTCACGCACCAGCGCACAGCGTTGCGGATCCTGCAGCACCCAGCGGTCGAGCAGCAGCACGCCGGGGCCCTGCGGCCGCTCCAGCTCCATCAGCCGGGCCGCCGCCAGGTCGAACTCGTGGATGGTCGGGTTGAGATCGCACTGCCGGGCCAGCTGCGCGGCCTTCTCGGCCAGCGCGCTGTCCCCGCCGCGGACGTACGGCTGCCAGTCGATGCGGCGCGCCCCGTAGTAGGCCCGGTCGCGGTGTGCGGGCACCTCGCTGTCCTTGAACGCCAGTACCGCGATGGTGAGTTCGTCGGCCGGCGAACGACCGGGAAAGGCCGAGGGATTGGTGGTGAAGTCCACCGGCTCGACCACCGGGACCACGGTCTCCAAGGCCACCTCGACAATGCGCCGGGCCAGTTTGTAGACCACCTTCTCGTACAGTCCCTGGTGGTGGCGCTGGGCCATCAGCGCGTAGAGCCCGTCCTCGGCGTAGGCGCGCGGAAAGCTGGAGTGGTTGAACTGCACGGCGCTGGCCACCGCCGGCAGCGCGCCCTCGCGCATGCCCACCCAGAGCACCGGCACGATCGCGCTGTTCTGCGCGGTGCCGCCCGGGGCGTTGGCGGCCCGCTGGGCGAAGGTGTACCACTCCTGGCCGCACGGGGTGCTGCGGAACAGCCGCGGGTGGTAGAGCGGCACGAAGACCCGGCAGGTGGCCAGCGCCTCGGAGATCTTCACCGCCCAGTTGTCGCCCTGGTGCATGGTCTCGTCCATGAAGCCCACCGGATCCGCGGTGGGCAGCGGCGTCAGCTGCAGCACGGCCTCGCACAGGTCCTCGTAGAACTGGCTGACCCGGGAATTGGGATTGCGCGTACCGACCGGCGGCATATGCGCGTAACTGAGGAAGAAATGCGGCTTCGCCGAGGCCTTCCGCCCGCCTTCAGCGTCGTTCACGCAGCCTCCCCCGGCGCCGACCGCCTGATCCCCCCAAGGGGCCCTCACAGTGTAGGAAGGTCGGCTTCCTCAGGGGAATACCACGACCAGCCAGACACACTGATCATGCGCCAGAAATCGGTGCCCTGTCAGGCCTTTCGGCGCATCCGAGGGCCGGAAGCGGGCGACCCGCCGGAGGTCAGCTCCGCGGTGAGCCACCCGTGCGCGGCTTCCACCGCAGGTGCCACCGGCATCAACAGCGCCTGAGCGCCCCCCACCGAGCCGGTCCGCGCCCCCACGAGCCGGATCTGCTTCAACATCCGTGGAAAGTGCGCGTCATCCAGGTCCACTCCGTCGAAGTACACCCAGCGCGGCCCGGTGCGCGGGTCCTCGACCACGCAGCCGTAGCGCTTGCGCGGCGGGCTGGGCACCCGGTACTCGGCCAGGTGCAGGACGGTGCAGCTGGTCATCGGCGCGCCGAGCATCAACACCCAGGCGCCGGCCCGGTAGAGCCGCCCGACCGGGGACTCCTCGCCGAGGTGGCAGTCGTACGGGTGCTCGGCCACCAGCTGCGCGGCGAGCGGACCGAGCGCGGCGAAGGAGGTCTGCGGGTGGGCGCTGCGCAGCGCGCGCGGGTCGCCCCGCAGCTCCTCGGAGAGTCGGCCCACCGTCGGCGAGCAGGGCGTGGCCAGCGGGTCGAAGGCCGGCATCGCGGCCAGGTAGGCCGCCCGCTCCAACGCCGACAGCTCGGCGGTGGCCTCTTGGTGTAGCCGGGAGGTCAGCGAGTTCTCCGGGGTCGCGGTGTACGCCACCAGGGTGCCGCCGGGCCCGAGCGCGGCCCGCAGCGCGGCCAGCACGCCGGCCGACTCGCCCGCCACCGGGCCCAGCGAGCGCAGCGCGGCGTGCACCAGCAGCACGCCGGTCCGCGGGCCCACGCCCAGGTGGCGCAGCTGGGCGGTCAGTTGCTCGACGGACAGCTGCTCGGCGGGGAGTTGCCTGACGGGGAGCACCTCAGCTACTGACCACGGCCACCGGGCGGACCGGCTCGGCCAGCGCCGCCGCCGCGCGCGCCTCGGCCGCCGCGCCCACCGGGACGGACAGCCAGGGCGCCACGGTGGCCCGCATGCCGGCCGCGAAGCGCTCGCCGAGCGCGGTCAGCGAGCCCGAGCCGCACAGGGTGTCGATCGCCCGGTCGGTGTGCCCGCGCCAGAGCGCCAGTTGGCCGCGCGCGTGCTCGGCCGCCTCGCCGCCCACCCCCTGGTAGGCCGCCACCCTGGTGCCCCAGAACTCGGTCACCGCCAGGTGTGCGTAGGTGCCCTGCAGCAGGCCCTCCAGCGGGCGCGGGTCCTCGCGCCAGGGCGCGTGGAAGCGACGTTGGTCGGCGCGGTCGTACAGATCGTGGAAGTCCAGCACCGCACCCAGCTTGACGTGCTGGAACTCGTGCGCGAGCAGCAGCGCCAGGATCGGCGCGGTGGCCGGGCGGGCCACCCCGACCGCGCCGAAGGCCTGCCGGGCGGCGGCGCTGACCTGGCGGCCGCCGGGGCCCTGGCGCAGCGGGGTGACGGTGCTCAGGCCGACCGCGATCCCGGCCGCGTACTGCGGAAGATCACGCAGCGTCAACTCCCAGGCCTCGCGCAACGCACCGCTCCAGTTGGCCAACTCCTCATCGGTCAGTCGCTGCTCGATGGGCCAACTGTGGCTGTCGCGCTGCGGGTCGGTGTCCTCCAGGGCCACCGACCAGCCGCCGGCGAAGGCGAGGCGGCGCACCGGCAGCCAGCGCTCGCCGCCGCACTGGTCGAAGCCGATCACCTGCTCGGCGCCGCCGCACTGGCGCACCGTGAACCCTTCGCTGCCACCACGCACCAGCGCCTGCCCCGAGCCGCCGACCAGCACCCGGCCCAGCGTGGGCAGGTGCACCGCACCGCCCCGCACCGGGACCGCCAGCTCCACCGCGCGCCCCGACCTGACCAGGGCGGCGGCGGCGATCTCGGCCAGGCCCCCGAGGTCGGCCCCCGGACCGCCGCGCTCACCGCCCGCTCCCCCGACGCCACCCTGCTCCCCCGCGCCGGCACCGCGCAGTCGGCGCACCGCCCAGGCCCGGACGTACGGGTGGGCGAGCACCGCGTCCACCGCCGCCGGGGCCTCGGTGTCCAACTCGGCGAGCAGCTGCCATGCCTGGCCCGCCGCCGGGCCGACGGCGGCCAGCAGCCGGCGGGTGAGGTCGAGCTGTC
It includes:
- a CDS encoding metal-dependent transcriptional regulator, which codes for MSGLIDTTEMYLRTILELEEEGIIPMRARIAERLEQSGPTVSQTVGRMERDGLLQVAGDRHLELTEEGRRLAVRVMRKHRIAECLLIDVIGLEWEEVHEEACRWEHVMSETVERKVLAMLGHPTQSPYGNPIPGLDELGDSKAEGEGFDAALVTLDALRPGDSGASVVVRRIGEPIQTDEELMRTLRRAGIRPGATVQVAPAVGGVLVGSGADAAELGKDIAAHVFVAHS
- a CDS encoding sugar isomerase domain-containing protein, yielding MDDLVGQYFAAATAHLERVRAEEAESIDRAGTLLAEAVAEGRRIFAFGAGHSSLPAQDVVYRAGGLVVFNLLNVPGTTGVNVIPAHLGSALERVSGLATTTLDLTPATAGDLLFVISLSGRQVMPIELASHARARGLHVVGVTSLAYPGQVSSQHPSGTYLKDHCDVVLDNKVAVGDGELTHPGADTSFGPVSTITTSALMQAVVVSAVGKLADRGISAPLFRSGNVDGGTDWNAKLMAEHADRIFYAF
- a CDS encoding DUF4231 domain-containing protein, yielding MAAGARSTDPVREAELLPELFRVADSASQRGQRHSITLARWQLLLLTAAAAVGSAAGRPYAWAAAAAYLGAGWLAVEVSRQNPQGLWYEGRAAAESVKTLAWKFAVRADAYQPLPTTLPDAEGLYDLQLRGILRGFRHSPVLPSDAERRAGVTAAMRELREQPLTVRREVYLRERVAAQHGWYRAKAGYCDRAGRVTELLGVALPALGLVLAVLRALDTVSFDQLGTVSAVAASVTTWAQLRQYRPLAAAYRLAADELELVRAQLTQLDVAAADSEELWARLARDAEEAVSREHTTWQARREVRGPGH
- a CDS encoding alpha/beta fold hydrolase, which codes for MQPRLVKTADCRRLAVQTFGDPEGRPVFLMHGTPGSRLGPTPRSTVLYNLGVRLISFDRPGYGGSDRLRGRQVAAAAADVQAIADEFGLERFAVVGRSGGGPHALACGALLPGRVHRVAVLVGLAPWNAEDLDWYAGMTAANIRDYRAAERDHQRIAATMEQRARRIRDDPATVLAGLRRELTAEDRAVVSDAGIRRLLLSNYREAFRQNADGWIDDVLAFTTDWGFKAQDVTAATWLWHGADDMWSPVDHSRWLAAHIPDATLFLEPGAAHFGSLRVLTAALKWAAGGAG
- the fxsT gene encoding FxSxx-COOH system tetratricopeptide repeat protein, whose product is MTSDQTRNLRVGGRGSAAKLTASGPAPARPSDEDRQGRIITFYSYKGGTGRTMALANTAWILAANGFRVLTVDWDLEAPGLAKFFHPFLDAAELADSPGVMTLINDYREEALRETELHADALLEPERYQRELLEIGHHPGWHLDFAKVAGHAVPLSWGGFPAGGSIDFLAAGRQDRDYSGTLGSLDWDLFYERFDGGQFFDALRADMRKRYDYVLIDSRTGLSDTAEICTVQMPDDLVVCFTLSDQSIDGASRIAQHIADRYRDRGIRILPVPMRIDDFEKDKADAGRALARIRFDGLPAGLSNEELVHYWGSVEIPYRPFYAYEEILATFGDQVGTPTSMLSACERLTDMITAGRVSGLPPMDEEVRLRYIEAFTRRRPTVPADIYLSYVPEDRMWADWIEFVLGAAGFRVLPRDVGAGADARADTERSVDAAYRTVAVLSPAYLRSPQARALWESVVGSDPSGTRRQLIPVRVGSTSLVAPFSSRNPVDLVNLKEPQALLALVKALGREEAPAVDTASGPRFPGTQPEIWNVPPRNTYFTGRAELLERLRNQLGGGATAVLPVPQTLYGLGGVGKTQVALEYAHRFMADYDLVWWVSAEQEDEIQGQLAELARKMGRASNEPVALATEIALESLRRGERVKRWLLIFDNADEPAEIRRYFPGGNGHILVTSRNQAWATHAEALTMDVFTRGESIDHLTRRTSGALSRVDADAVAEAVGDLPLAVEVAGAWLKATGTPVAEYIAALQTEAARVLELGRPVDYPMTVGATWRVSIARLREQSPAAARMLQLCAYFAPEPISMNLFYSDQMIRALVPFDPGLSDKFLLGRVIQAIGRYALAKVDAGANSIQVHRLVQEVIRSEMTPEQQNDTVHEVHRILIGARPVVGDTDDPANWPAFEEIWPHLSPSRAHDCDESDTRQLMIDRVRYLWKRGEFVQASRMGHLLDDAWTAKLGQDDRQTLLLRFQLANVMRSQGQYAEAMALDEATLRSQRQVLGEHHPYTLMTAGSLSADHRALGEFAKALELDRQTLERFREQFGEDNPRTLSIANNLAIDLRLVGDSRAAQELDQDTLDRRTLVLGAKHPYTLSSKGMLARDLREQGDYAGSVTIHQEVADAYAEVLDIDVPEILRNAKSLAVSLRKAGRQAEARRLTKETYERYLERYGENAPDTLACALNLAADYSAGGDKDAARDLARQVFVGHQQLFGAEHPFTLACANNLVIYLRGSGGVTEAVELGTSTVNTLTRVLGREHPYTLNAMINLANAYGDQGRLAEAEELELSAYRGLCDRYSARHPDAVACQANLAVTLRSQGKVNQATELRARAVAELIRQLGEEHPNTVSARGWKRINRDLEPQPV
- a CDS encoding TIR-like protein FxsC — translated: MNDAEGGRKASAKPHFFLSYAHMPPVGTRNPNSRVSQFYEDLCEAVLQLTPLPTADPVGFMDETMHQGDNWAVKISEALATCRVFVPLYHPRLFRSTPCGQEWYTFAQRAANAPGGTAQNSAIVPVLWVGMREGALPAVASAVQFNHSSFPRAYAEDGLYALMAQRHHQGLYEKVVYKLARRIVEVALETVVPVVEPVDFTTNPSAFPGRSPADELTIAVLAFKDSEVPAHRDRAYYGARRIDWQPYVRGGDSALAEKAAQLARQCDLNPTIHEFDLAAARLMELERPQGPGVLLLDRWVLQDPQRCALVREFARRNPAWVAVVEPWNRDDPQCAAETDTLAALSEQVLRHRGGSPRPSFRPIAGDGTDPEGVPTASDFGLAFQHAAIRAQKAFKERGLPRPPGTGESRPRLRDAFGPPQNRYRPEPALDDEPAMDDEPAMDDEPAMDDEPALDDENDEIDPELDHEFDEDDEGGDHDV
- a CDS encoding aminoglycoside N(3)-acetyltransferase yields the protein MLPVRQLPAEQLSVEQLTAQLRHLGVGPRTGVLLVHAALRSLGPVAGESAGVLAALRAALGPGGTLVAYTATPENSLTSRLHQEATAELSALERAAYLAAMPAFDPLATPCSPTVGRLSEELRGDPRALRSAHPQTSFAALGPLAAQLVAEHPYDCHLGEESPVGRLYRAGAWVLMLGAPMTSCTVLHLAEYRVPSPPRKRYGCVVEDPRTGPRWVYFDGVDLDDAHFPRMLKQIRLVGARTGSVGGAQALLMPVAPAVEAAHGWLTAELTSGGSPASGPRMRRKA